The proteins below come from a single Rosa rugosa chromosome 2, drRosRugo1.1, whole genome shotgun sequence genomic window:
- the LOC133732261 gene encoding ABC transporter G family member 15-like, which translates to MELEEYSGAGSVKSSDISGDSGGGRRDGEGGNNGLMYLVWEDVSVMLPNFGIGNSTNGGHTRRLLDGLTGFAEPGRIMAIMGPSGSGKSTLLDALAGRLSRNVVMTGNVLLNGKKTRLDYGVAAYVTQENVLLGTLTVRETITYSAHLRLPTSLTKQEVNDIVDATITDMGLQDCAHRLIGNWHLRGISGGEKKRLSIALEILTKPRLLFLDEPTSGLDSAAAFFIVQTLRYIAKDGRTVISSIHQPSSEVFALFDDLVLLSSGQTVYSGQAKMAVEFFAKAGFPCPSRRNPSDHFLRCINSDFDKVTMNSSHKIREIPKSSEPLMNFATAEIKAMLVDKYRRSEYATCTRIRIREISSMEGLGVEKRSGSQAKWWKQLSILTQRSFLNMSRDMGYYWVRIIVYILLSLCVGSIFYDLGTNYTSIFARGACAGFISGFMTFMSIGGFPSFLEEMKVFHRERLNGHYGVAVFTLSNFISSFPFLALMSIASATITYYMVEKHSHFSDYVFMCLDLLSAIAAVESSMMIIASLVPNYLMGVIIGAGYLGIMLMTAGFFRFMPDLPKPVWRYPVSYLNYGAWALQGEYKNGLIGREFDSLTPNGPKLKGEDILKTLMGIQPDQSKWWDLAAVCAIVVSFRFIFFIILKIKERASPLFRACYAKQTLKHLKKRPSFRKDGTLFPSMRHQPLHPLSFQEGLNSPLH; encoded by the exons ATGGAGTTAGAGGAATATAGTGGAGCTGGTTCTGTAAAATCTTCAGATATAAGTGGTGATAGTGGTGGCGGAAGAAGAGATGGTGAAGGTGGCAATAATGGCTTGATGTATTTGGTGTGGGAAGATGTGAGTGTTATGCTTCCAAACTTTGGGATTGGAAATAGCACTAACGGAGGACACACCAGAAGATTGCTTGATGGCCTCACTGGTTTTGCTGAGCCTGGTAGGATCATGGCTATTATGGGTCCTTCTGGCTCTGGAAAATCAACCCTTCTTGATGCTTTAGCAg GTAGACTGTCACGAAATGTTGTCATGACTGGAAATGTTCTTCTTAATGGGAAGAAGACGAGACTTGACTATGGTGTTGCT GCTTATGTGACCCAAGAAAATGTGCTGTTGGGAACCCTAACAGTACGAGAAACCATAACTTACTCGGCTCATCTGAGGCTCCCAACTAGTCTGACCAAACAAGAGGTCAATGACATTGTTGATGCCACAATCACCGATATGGGTCTGCAAGACTGTGCTCACAGGCTTATCGGAAACTGGCATTTGAGGGGCATAAGTGGAGGAGAGAAGAAGAGGCTGAGCATTGCACTCGAAATACTCACAAAGCCAAGGTTGTTGTTTCTCGATGAGCCTACCAGTGGCCTCGACAGTGCTGCAGCTTTCTTCATAGTTCAAACCCTCAGATATATTGCTAAAGATGGCAGAACTGTCATTTCTTCGATTCATCAACCCAGTAGTGAAGTGTTTGCTTTGTTTGATGATCTTGTTCTGCTTTCTAGTGGCCAAACAGTTTATTCTGGTCAAGCAAAAATGGCAGTAGAG TTCTTTGCTAAAGCTGGATTTCCATGCCCAAGTCGAAGAAACCCTTCTGATCACTTTCTTCGTTGTATTAATTCAGACTTCGACAAAGTCACAATGAACAGCTCTCACAAAATACGT GAAATCCCAAAATCATCAGAACCTTTAATGAACTTTGCAACAGCAGAGATAAAAGCAATGCTTGTTGATAAGTACAGACGCTCGGAGTATGCAACATGCACAAGAATCAGGATTCGAGAAATATCGTCCATG GAAGGACTTGGGGTAGAAAAGAGGAGTGGAAGCCAAGCAAAATGGTGGAAGCAACTCTCAATATTGACACAGAGGTCTTTCCTCAACATGTCTAGGGATATGGGGTATTACTGGGTGAGAATCATCGTCTACATACTTTTATCTCTTTGCGTTGGTTCAATTTTCTATGACCTGGGAACAAATTACACTTCAATATTTGCAAGAGGAGCTTGTGCTGGATTTATTTCTGGCTTCATGACTTTCATGTCCATTGGAGGCTTCCCATCCTTCCTTGAAGAAATGAAG GTTTTTCATAGAGAAAGGCTCAATGGGCATTATGGAGTTGCTGTCTTTACTCTGTCAAATTTCATCTCTTCCTTTCCATTCTTGGCTTTGATGTCAATTGCATCCGCAACTATAACTTACTACATGGTGGAAAAGCATTCTCATTTCTCCGACTATGTGTTCATGTGCCTTGATCTTCTCAGCGCCATTGCAGCGGTAGAAAGCTCCATGATGATCATAGCTTCTCTTGTTCCGAACTACTTAATGGGAGTAATAATTGGAGCAGGATACTTG GGAATCATGTTGATGACTGCCGGATTCTTCCGCTTCATGCCTGACCTTCCTAAACCCGTTTGGCGCTATCCAGTTTCATATCTGAACTATGGTGCATGGGCGCTGCAG GGAGAATACAAGAACGGATTGATTGGCCGTGAGTTTGATTCTCTTACACCCAATGGCCCGAAGCTGAAAGGCGAGGACATACTCAAAACTCTGATGGGTATTCAACCAGATCAATCAAAGTGGTGGGATTTGGCTGCTGTCTGTGCCATTGTTGTATCTTTCAGATTTATTTTCTTCATCATCCTTAAGATCAAAGAGAGAGCTTCACCTCTTTTCCGAGCATGTTATGCTAAGCAAACTCTAAAGCATCTAAAGAAGCGACCCTCATTCAGGAAAGATGGAACTCTTTTCCCTTCCATGAGACATCAACCTCTCCATCCCTTGTCTTTTCAAGAAGGTCTCAACTCTCCACTGCACTAG